A window of Nitrospinota bacterium contains these coding sequences:
- a CDS encoding ABC transporter permease: MARWLAKPPLRLKAIFEQMQEIGYNSVPVVAITALSTGGVLALQSYIGFKRFGAESMVGTVVALSMTRELGPVLTSIMVAGRAGSAMAAELGTMKVTEQIDALYTLSANPIKYLIVPRFIAATLMLPMLAVISDAVGIFGGALIGVGTLGANPVVYMKKTFEFLELNDIYSGLFKSMIFGMIIAIVCCFQGFKTEGGAEGVGRATTRSVVISSILILVVDYVLTSFLF, translated from the coding sequence ATGGCCCGCTGGCTTGCCAAGCCTCCCTTGAGGTTAAAGGCGATCTTCGAGCAGATGCAGGAGATTGGCTACAACTCCGTTCCGGTGGTCGCCATCACGGCCCTTTCTACAGGGGGCGTCCTGGCTCTGCAAAGCTATATCGGGTTCAAACGGTTTGGCGCGGAGAGCATGGTGGGCACCGTGGTGGCCCTTTCGATGACGCGCGAACTTGGGCCTGTGCTGACCAGCATAATGGTGGCCGGGCGGGCCGGGTCGGCCATGGCCGCTGAGCTTGGCACGATGAAGGTGACAGAGCAGATCGACGCGCTGTACACGTTGTCCGCCAATCCCATAAAGTACCTCATCGTGCCGCGTTTCATCGCCGCCACGCTGATGTTGCCGATGCTCGCTGTGATTTCAGACGCGGTTGGTATATTCGGCGGCGCCCTCATCGGGGTGGGGACGCTGGGCGCAAACCCGGTGGTGTACATGAAAAAGACTTTCGAGTTTTTGGAGCTTAACGACATATACTCCGGCCTTTTCAAGTCCATGATATTCGGGATGATCATCGCCATCGTCTGCTGTTTCCAGGGATTTAAGACCGAAGGGGGCGCTGAAGGGGTGGGCCGGGCGACGACACGCTCGGTGGTGATATCGTCAATACTGATCCTGGTGGTGGACTATGTCCTCACCTCGTTCCTGTTCTGA
- a CDS encoding nucleotidyltransferase domain-containing protein has product MALVSVEIENRVKEAVSDLNRSSKVAAAYIFGSQTNGRADEWSDVDIGVFAEGVEAWDFERMTSEFVHVQIKYGHDLEFHFFPASAFENPEPGSFAEFVKENGVHIDFCPDNKQK; this is encoded by the coding sequence ATGGCTCTTGTCTCAGTTGAAATAGAGAATCGTGTTAAAGAAGCCGTGTCGGATTTAAACCGCTCCTCGAAAGTGGCAGCCGCGTACATTTTCGGTTCGCAAACAAACGGCAGGGCTGACGAATGGAGCGATGTGGACATCGGCGTTTTCGCCGAAGGAGTGGAAGCATGGGATTTCGAACGAATGACCAGCGAATTCGTTCATGTGCAAATTAAGTATGGGCACGATCTTGAATTCCACTTCTTTCCCGCATCCGCCTTTGAAAATCCAGAACCGGGGAGTTTCGCTGAATTTGTGAAAGAAAATGGCGTACATATAGATTTTTGTCCGGACAATAAACAGAAATGA